One genomic segment of Brassica napus cultivar Da-Ae chromosome A3, Da-Ae, whole genome shotgun sequence includes these proteins:
- the LOC106439558 gene encoding uncharacterized protein LOC106439558 — MEFPPPPPPPERSKLLHNFTLPYLRWGHQRSLRCVNLPSSSSSPPSPDHGERRRNLSIDLVCDGKPPKVSALGNGGGEEAEARPWNLRTRRAACNEPTRITRDDGDSEKKEKVKFSVSLLRGEIEDDFTSLFGKKPPRRPKKRPRLVQNQINTLFPGLWLAEQVTEGSYHVPESVET, encoded by the exons ATGGAGTtccctcctcctccgccgccgccggAGAGATCCAAACTTCTCCATAACTTCACCTTACCTTACCTCCGATGGGGCCACCAGAGATCCCTCAGGTGCGTCAACCtaccctcttcttcttcttcccctccTTCTCCCGATCATGGAGAGAGGAGGAGGAATCTAAGCATCGATCTCGTGTGCGATGGGAAACCACCAAAGGTCTCAGCTTTGGGAAACGGAGGAGGCGAAGAAGCAGAAGCTCGGCCGTGGAATCTGAGGACGAGGAGAGCTGCTTGTAACGAACCCACGAGGATCACACGTGATGATGGAGACtcggagaagaaggagaaagtgAAGTTCTCTGTTTCTTTGTTGAGAGGAGAGATCGAAGACGACTTCACATCCCTCTTTGGGAAAAAACCTCCTCGTAGGCCAAAGAAGAGACCAAGACTTGTTCAGAATCAAATCAAT ACTCTTTTTCCAGGATTGTGGCTAGCAGAACAAGTAACAGAAGGCTCTTACCACGTCCCTGAGTCTGTGGAAACATGA
- the LOC106444113 gene encoding non-specific lipid-transfer protein 2-like has translation MLMVKATWVSILALAAFLLVVLVPAAEAVTCSPMQLSPCAAAITSSSPPSALCCAKLKEQKPCICGYMRNPSLRRYISSPNARKVSNTCKFPMPRC, from the coding sequence atgctGATGGTCAAGGCCACATGGGTGTCCATTTTGGCCCTCGCTGCGTTTCTCCTAGTGGTTCTAGTCCCGGCGGCAGAAGCGGTGACGTGCTCGCCAATGCAGCTAAGCCCATGTGCGGCGGCGATAACCTCGTCTTCTCCACCGTCAGCGTTGTGCTGCGCGAAGCTGAAGGAGCAGAAGCCATGCATATGTGGGTACATGAGAAACCCTAGCCTCCGTCGCTACATCAGCTCTCCCAACGCTCGTAAAGTCTCTAACACCTGCAAGTTCCCCATGCCAAGGTGTTGA
- the LOC106444115 gene encoding reticulon-like protein B9: MPIFGGSSDSEDERTMHQMTKFFNRQRSIHSIFGGGKFADILLWREPKIAATLAIGVSVFWFLMEVVEYNFITLICHASMTSMLIFFIWSTASDFLNWERPMIPEVVLNESSFKELARSFHDRFNRMLSKLLDIACGRDPPLFFLTTISLYILSIIGTYFNFMNLLFIGFISMQTLPVMYELYEDDVDRVLSKLARKMRKLYRKIDSNVLSKIPRGTVKIKKHT; the protein is encoded by the exons ATGCCAATATTTGGGGGATCTTCTGATtctgaagatgaaagaacaATGCATCAAATGACTAAGTTCTTCAATCGCCAACGATCAAttcactctatatttggaggAGGCAAAT TTGCGGATATTTTGCTATGGAGAGAGCCAAAAATAGCTGCTACATTGGCGATAGGAGTTAGTGTCTTCTGGTTCTTGATGGAAGTAGTGGAATACAATTTCATAACCCTAATTTGTCATGCTTCCATGACCTCCATgcttattttctttatttggtCCACAGCTTCTGATTTTCTCAATTG GGAAAGGCCAATGATACCAGAAGTGGTTCTAAACGAATCTTCTTTCAAGGAATTAGCAAGAAGCTTTCATGATAGATTCAACAGAATGCTCTCCAAGCTTCTTGACATTGCTTGTGGAAGAGATCCTCCACTCTTTTTCCTC ACAACAATCTCACTTTATATCTTATCCATCATCGGGACATATTTCAACTTTATGAATCTTTTGTTCATAG GGTTTATAAGCATGCAAACGTTGCCGGTTATGTACGAGCTGTACGAGGATGACGTTGATAGAGTGCTGAGTAAGTTGGCGAGGAAGATGAGGAAGCTGTACAGAAAAATTGACTCGAACGTTCTTAGCAAGATCCCAAGAGGAACTGTTAAAATCAAGAAACATACTTAA